One genomic window of Fusarium fujikuroi IMI 58289 draft genome, chromosome FFUJ_chr01 includes the following:
- a CDS encoding related to STB5-SIN3 binding protein has translation MASASDMKASIHRFRLRRVSPSPRDVGRARSASPPVSPDQRLQQQDTPQGEAQARRQDQQKQSQTVVAGRSATGRPIAPACDRCRSFKKKCSRTFPVCSLCASAGQRCSYTNPVANAEAQVHQLRSRVQWLSQYIEQTILPPGRQDVIEGIETGSDLGIALGHGPRSGIGNIAASGTVSSPLSRVPGQMASPLETIGSIPSMRGQDHPSTGRQSVDMRLEESDPGSVRTTSSRLSYGESTDGSVTKRRLIARQALPPDIAPSRFVDAFFRHVNRAYPFVDQTRIRRDLELLGDASPADQDPPMTLLYLVMAIGCTSLVRAGQIPSDTARRFDVVYPDIIQECLSNETIESVQILILLGLYSLFDPVATSAYFVVGIAARQAMVIGLTRPDEQPRTAVETELRHRLYWSIFVLDRMMSASQGLPAAFTDEHANVPLPGLTVEEFASPDRAVYARNLQTSRHVIQLRQLEYRILHAVHLQQNSETARLAPADRRTVLNSLRSEIEDWYSNGCLMSPMEADNLPIHSSITWLSAQYYHLLILLYFPNHFNSSAAAVTRQEQLEFAQKQLQANSALLQQRQLPLNRVSLSRLLPVCLLLMHDFVASYRADGASSSAREEVVLLITLLEAFPEGWTVAQEAARIMQQFAGVLTGQGGMATAYYGETIEELVKQCIASFTGLLHQFLGKATCFQSIEYAQETQEVERMGQIGATQQSSTNSLWLNGADSSIGGVNEEAVLGYGWGSWDLDFL, from the coding sequence atggcatctgcatctgaTATGAAGGCTTCGATCCACCGTTTCCGCCTCCGCAGGGTGTCTCCATCCCCGAGGGACGTCGGTCGGGCCCGGTCCGCTTCACCACCGGTATCTCCTGACCAGCGGCTGCAGCAGCAGGATACGCCCCAGGGAGAGGCGCAGGCTCGGCGGCAGGATCAGCAAAAGCAATCTCAAACGGTCGTCGCGGGCCGGAGCGCGACTGGGAGGCCTATAGCCCCGGCCTGTGATAGGTGTCGCAGCTTCAAAAAGAAGTGCAGTCGCACATTTCCAGTCTGCTCTCTCTGTGCCAGCGCTGGTCAGAGGTGTTCCTATACTAACCCTGTTGCCAATGCTGAGGCGCAAGTCCATCAGCTGCGCTCTCGAGTGCAATGGCTGAGCCAATACATTGAACAGACTATCCTTCCGCCAGGTCGACAAGATGTGATAGAAGGTATCGAGACAGGATCCGACCTGGGTATTGCACTAGGCCATGGGCCACGGAGCGGTATTGGTAATATCGCAGCTTCGGGGACAGTATCATCACCTCTATCGCGAGTGCCAGGTCAGATGGCTTCTCCTTTGGAGACCATAGGCTCTATTCCCTCTATGCGTGGACAAGACCACCCCTCAACTGGGCGACAGAGTGTTGATATGCGCCTGGAGGAAAGTGATCCTGGTAGTGTGCGAACCACGAGCAGTCGTTTATCTTATGGAGAGTCAACAGACGGATCAGTAACAAAACGAAGATTGATTGCAAGACAAGCCCTCCCTCCTGACATTGCCCCCAGTCGCTTTGTCGATGCCTTCTTTCGTCACGTCAACAGGGCATATCCATTTGTCGATCAAACTCGAATACGGCGAGATCTTGAACTTCTGGGCGATGCGTCTCCAGCTGATCAGGATCCCCCCATGACTCTATTGTATCTCGTCATGGCCATTGGATGCACGTCGCTGGTACGGGCTGGGCAGATCCCCAGTGATACGGCACGTCGGTTCGATGTGGTATACCCAGACATCATACAAGAGTGTCTCTCGAACGAGACCATCGAGTCTGTACAGATTCTCATCTTGTTAGGGTTATACTCTTTGTTTGATCCAGTAGCAACCTCAGCCTACTTCGTCGTCGGTATTGCCGCACGACAAGCCATGGTCATCGGTCTGACCAGACCAGATGAGCAGCCACGTACGGCAGTGGAGACCGAACTCAGACATCGACTTTACTGGAGTATCTTCGTCCTTGACCGTATGATGTCGGCGTCCCAAGGATTACCAGCCGCTTTTACAGATGAGCATGCTAATGTGCCGCTCCCGGGACTGACGGTGGAAGAGTTTGCCAGTCCGGACCGAGCTGTGTATGCTCGGAACCTGCAGACTAGTCGGCACGTCATCCAGCTCCGGCAACTCGAATATCGAATTCTTCACGCGGTACACCTACAACAAAACTCTGAAACTGCACGCCTAGCTCCCGCAGATAGGCGTACGGTACTGAATAGTTTGAGGTCTGAAATCGAGGACTGGTACAGCAATGGGTGCCTCATGTCGCCCATGGAAGCAGATAATCTGCCTATCCACAGTAGCATCACCTGGTTGAGTGCTCAGTATTACCACTTGTTAATTCTTCTCTACTTTCCGAACCACTTCAATAGCTCTGCAGCAGCTGTTACTCGTCAGGAACAGCTTGAGTTTGCTCAGAAGCAACTCCAAGCCAACTCAGCGCTCCTTCAACAACGGCAACTACCATTAAACAGAGTATCCCTGAGTCGGTTATTGCCAGTATGTCTGTTGTTGATGCATGATTTCGTAGCATCGTATAGGGCTGATGgggcatcatcatcggcacGGGAAGAAGTAGTGCTACTAATCACGCTTCTCGAAGCGTTTCCAGAGGGATGGACAGTGGcacaagaagcagctcgcATCATGCAGCAGTTTGCTGGCGTGTTGACAGGACAAGGGGGTATGGCCACTGCGTACTATGGCGAGACTATAGAAGAGCTCGTCAAGCAGTGCATCGCTAGTTTCACAGGGCTGCTACATCAGTTCTTGGGTAAAGCGACATGCTTCCAGTCGATCGAGTATGCACAAGAGACTCAAGAGGTTGAAAGAATGGGGCAGATCGGAGCCACGCAACAGTCGTCGACCAATTCGCTATGGTTGAATGGAGCAGATTCAAGTATTGGGGGAGTTAATGAAGAGGCAGTACTGGGATATGGATGGGGTTCATGGGATCTTGACTTCCTTTAA